From Bradyrhizobium sp. sBnM-33:
CTTGGCGAAGGCTATCAGGAGATTGTCCCACAGCGCGAAGTGGTAGGGGATCAGGTGCAGATCGGATGAAAAAATCTCGGTTTGAGGTTTTGACGCGGTCGACACCATCCAGATGAAAGGCGTCAGCATCACCAGCGCTCCCGCCAGCAGCACGATGTGCCGGATCGCAGACCACAGAAGCATGCGGGCCCGCGGGGTCATGCGTAGTGCACTTCCCGGTTGCCGAGCGCTGATTTGAGCAGCGTGAGCAGCAGCACGAAGGCCAGGAACACGACCGTAACGGCCGCGCCATAACCGGAGCGGAAGAACTCGAAGCCTTCGGTATACATCGTGTAGATCAGCACTTCCGACGATTTTGAGGGGCCGCCTTTGGTCAAGACCTGAACGGTGTCGAACACCTGGAATGAGCGGATTGCCGAGATCGCCACCACGAACAGGGTGACCGGCCCGAGCATCGGCCACGTCACCAGGCGGAAACGCGACCACGCGCTTTCGGCGCCGTCGATCTCGGCCGCGTCGTAGAGATGCTTCGGGATCGAGACGAGGCCGGCGAGAAACAGCACCATGTTGAAGCCGGTGGCCTGCCAGATACCGATCACGCACAGCGAATAGAGCGCGGTGCCGCGATCCTGCAGCCAGCTATGGCCCTGCAGGCCGGCGGCGCGCAAAAACCCGTTCACCAGGCCGAACTGGGGATGCAGCATGAATTCCCAGACGATAGC
This genomic window contains:
- a CDS encoding carbohydrate ABC transporter permease, producing MSDAATTLQGVATAPRVPARVLASFRRTGRSPAAYALAAPAFVLMLLMLIGPLAGVIALSFTDYQLGAPAFSWIGLSNYREMFADRVFWTSLKNTLTYVAIVVPGAVALGLGVALLIQSGSGLRSLYRTVYFLPVMATLIAMAIVWEFMLHPQFGLVNGFLRAAGLQGHSWLQDRGTALYSLCVIGIWQATGFNMVLFLAGLVSIPKHLYDAAEIDGAESAWSRFRLVTWPMLGPVTLFVVAISAIRSFQVFDTVQVLTKGGPSKSSEVLIYTMYTEGFEFFRSGYGAAVTVVFLAFVLLLTLLKSALGNREVHYA